In the Thermodesulfovibrio yellowstonii DSM 11347 genome, one interval contains:
- a CDS encoding electron transfer flavoprotein subunit beta/FixA family protein, which yields MRIIVCIKQVPDVTEVKIDPKTNTLIREGVPSIMNPYDLHAIEAALELKEATAGKVTAITMGPPQAEEVLREAISMGVDDAILLTDRRFAGADTWATAYTLSMAARKIGFDLIICGKQAIDGDTAQVGPEMAEFLNIPHVSYVRKIHNVSSQEMIIERLMDDCYEKIQVCLPALITVVKELNNPRPPSIRGKMAAKKAVIPRWNADDINAEEEKIGLKGSPTMVKNIFAPPPRGERRILEGSPEEQVDILLKELRRLGCL from the coding sequence ATGAGGATTATCGTATGTATTAAACAAGTTCCAGATGTTACGGAAGTAAAAATTGATCCAAAAACAAATACCCTTATAAGAGAAGGCGTTCCAAGTATTATGAATCCCTATGATTTGCATGCTATTGAAGCCGCATTAGAGCTTAAAGAAGCCACAGCTGGTAAAGTCACAGCAATAACAATGGGACCTCCTCAGGCTGAAGAGGTGCTGAGAGAAGCAATATCTATGGGTGTTGATGATGCTATTTTACTTACAGATAGAAGATTTGCGGGAGCAGATACATGGGCAACTGCTTATACCCTTTCAATGGCAGCACGAAAAATTGGTTTTGATTTAATAATATGTGGCAAACAGGCAATTGACGGTGATACTGCTCAAGTAGGACCTGAAATGGCTGAATTTCTCAATATCCCTCATGTCTCTTATGTAAGAAAGATTCATAACGTCTCCTCTCAAGAAATGATCATTGAAAGACTTATGGATGACTGTTACGAAAAAATACAGGTCTGTTTACCAGCATTGATAACAGTAGTAAAAGAATTAAACAATCCCCGCCCACCCTCAATAAGAGGTAAAATGGCAGCTAAAAAAGCTGTAATCCCAAGATGGAATGCTGATGACATTAATGCAGAGGAAGAAAAAATCGGACTTAAAGGCTCTCCCACAATGGTTAAAAATATCTTTGCTCCACCACCGAGAGGTGAGAGAAGAATTTTAGAAGGTTCTCCTGAAGAACAAGTTGATATACTTCTCAAAGAACTAAGGAGGTTAGGATGCTTATAA
- a CDS encoding ABC transporter permease, producing the protein MINWYPVFLKEMLQFKRKLLRLGYIFSAMMSPIIYLVTFGLGLGRTVRLSEGIDYLTFLLPGLVAMSSMNNSYSWVASSLNLSRLYFKTFQVYIQSPIKPSSIMIGEVMAGMVKGLFASLLIIAVGFVVPSSFAITLIFVITLLLNCFMFASLGVITGMITKSHEDTATYSNFFIMPMAFFSGTFFSIDRIPMIFKPIIYVMPLTHTNILIRKNFLDMEAIVSLFVIVFYCFCFFLIGSILMKKYNE; encoded by the coding sequence ATGATAAACTGGTATCCTGTTTTCCTCAAAGAGATGCTTCAGTTTAAACGAAAACTGCTGAGATTAGGATATATTTTCTCAGCAATGATGTCACCGATTATTTATCTTGTTACATTCGGACTTGGTTTAGGAAGAACAGTAAGATTGAGTGAAGGGATTGATTATTTAACATTTCTTCTGCCAGGGCTTGTTGCTATGAGTTCAATGAATAATTCATATTCTTGGGTTGCAAGCTCGCTCAATCTTAGCAGGCTCTATTTTAAGACATTTCAGGTTTATATTCAGTCACCGATAAAACCTTCTTCAATAATGATAGGAGAGGTTATGGCTGGTATGGTAAAGGGACTTTTTGCATCTTTGCTTATAATTGCTGTAGGTTTCGTAGTTCCATCAAGTTTTGCAATAACTCTGATTTTTGTCATAACTTTACTTTTAAACTGTTTTATGTTTGCCAGTCTTGGTGTGATAACAGGAATGATAACAAAATCACATGAAGATACTGCTACCTATTCTAATTTTTTTATAATGCCAATGGCTTTTTTCAGCGGAACTTTTTTTTCTATTGATAGAATTCCGATGATATTTAAACCAATTATTTATGTAATGCCTTTAACACATACAAACATTCTAATAAGGAAAAATTTTTTGGATATGGAGGCAATAGTTTCCTTGTTTGTTATAGTGTTTTACTGTTTTTGCTTTTTTCTTATTGGTTCAATTTTAATGAAAAAATATAATGAATGA
- a CDS encoding NUDIX hydrolase: MMEEFLEVVDRDGRIISIAPRSIIHGNPSMLHKVVHVLVFNSKGELLLQKRASHKDVAPGKWDTSVGGHIMPGEDILTAAKREMLEELGIVSENLHFLYTYIHSNNYESELVYTYCTVHEGPFSFNKNEIEEIAFWSIEKMQQLLNFDFFSDNFKYEFLRYLSIYGFMPFWFSNSLKELTGSPLFSGDPNFLKNF, from the coding sequence ATGATGGAAGAATTTCTTGAAGTTGTTGATAGAGACGGCAGAATTATATCTATAGCTCCAAGAAGTATTATTCATGGTAATCCATCAATGCTTCATAAAGTAGTTCATGTGCTTGTATTTAATTCAAAAGGCGAGTTACTTCTTCAAAAAAGGGCATCTCATAAAGATGTTGCACCAGGCAAATGGGATACATCTGTTGGTGGGCATATAATGCCTGGAGAGGATATTCTCACTGCAGCAAAACGAGAAATGCTTGAAGAATTGGGTATTGTTTCAGAAAATCTTCATTTTCTTTATACATATATTCATTCAAACAATTACGAAAGTGAATTGGTTTATACTTACTGCACAGTTCATGAAGGACCTTTTAGTTTCAATAAAAATGAGATTGAGGAGATTGCCTTCTGGAGCATTGAGAAAATGCAGCAATTGTTGAATTTTGATTTTTTTAGTGATAACTTCAAATATGAATTTTTGAGGTATCTTTCAATTTATGGATTCATGCCTTTCTGGTTTAGCAATTCGTTGAAGGAATTGACAGGGTCTCCCTTATTCTCAGGAGACCCGAATTTTTTAAAGAATTTCTAA
- the mdh gene encoding malate dehydrogenase, whose translation MRKKLGIVGAGNVGATLALFAVNSGLADVVLYDIVEGMPQGKALDILQNTAVIGIKANISGTNNLDDLAGSDIVVITAGLARKPGMRRKDLLMANAEIVGNIVNKLAPICPDTNYIVVTNPMDVMAYVTMVISGTKRQKVLGMGGILDSSRFKTFISMELGVSPKDIETTVLGGHGLYMVPLVRFTTVKGIPLSKWLPQDKIESLVQRTREGGAEIVSLLKTGSAYYAPAQSTFEMVKAILLDEKRILPCSVYLDGEYGAKDVFNGVPVVLGKQGLEKIVELELTEEEKQAFENSTEEVKNMIKILKEEGRI comes from the coding sequence ATGAGAAAAAAATTAGGGATTGTAGGAGCTGGCAATGTTGGTGCAACTCTTGCACTTTTTGCTGTAAATAGCGGATTAGCAGATGTTGTTCTTTATGACATTGTTGAAGGAATGCCTCAGGGTAAAGCTCTTGATATCCTGCAAAATACTGCTGTAATTGGAATCAAGGCAAATATTTCAGGGACGAACAATCTTGATGACCTTGCAGGCTCTGATATTGTTGTAATTACTGCAGGGCTTGCAAGAAAACCCGGGATGAGAAGAAAAGACCTTCTCATGGCAAATGCTGAAATTGTTGGGAATATTGTAAATAAACTTGCTCCAATCTGTCCTGATACAAATTACATAGTTGTTACTAATCCGATGGATGTAATGGCTTACGTAACAATGGTAATATCAGGCACAAAAAGACAAAAAGTTCTTGGAATGGGAGGAATTCTTGATTCATCAAGATTCAAAACATTTATCTCAATGGAATTGGGAGTATCTCCTAAGGATATAGAAACAACTGTTCTTGGAGGACATGGACTTTACATGGTTCCACTTGTAAGATTTACCACTGTAAAAGGAATTCCTCTCTCAAAATGGCTTCCACAGGACAAGATTGAATCACTTGTTCAGAGAACCCGTGAAGGAGGTGCTGAAATTGTTTCTCTTCTTAAAACAGGCTCAGCCTATTATGCTCCTGCTCAGTCCACATTTGAGATGGTCAAGGCTATATTACTTGATGAAAAAAGAATTTTGCCATGCTCAGTCTATCTTGATGGAGAATATGGTGCAAAAGATGTATTTAACGGAGTTCCTGTTGTGCTTGGCAAACAGGGACTTGAAAAAATAGTTGAGTTAGAGCTTACAGAAGAAGAAAAACAAGCCTTTGAAAACTCTACTGAAGAAGTGAAAAATATGATAAAAATTCTTAAAGAGGAGGGCAGAATATAA
- a CDS encoding carbon starvation protein A: MHALVLVIIAACVFVLAYRFYSAFIAAKVLALDPNRPTPAVRLNDGRDYVPTNKWLIFGHHFAAIAGAGPLIGPVLAAQFGYLPGFLWILIGGVLAGAVHDMVVLFASVRHNGKSLAEVAKAQIGPVSYWLVLVATLFLLIIVLAGASIAVVNALFNSPWGAFTVGVTIPIAIFIGAYLKWLRPGKIVEGSIIGVALIILAVVLGPVIKESALAPYFTFSKKELSVLIPVYGFFAAVLPVWLLLVPRDYLSSYMKFGTMFLLAIGVILVNPVLQMPAATQFISGGGPVIPGKVWPFMFITIACGAISGFHSLVSSGTTPKMVSNEKDIRTIGYGAMLTESFVALMALIAATVLPTADYFAINSPPAVFQKLGMQVQDLPYLSALVGEELAGRPGGAVSLAVGMADIFSRIGGLRHLMSYWYHFAIMFEALFILTLIDAGTRVGRYLMQEIGGAFYPKLRDYKWWPGVIATSGIFTFCWGYLLYTGTISTIWPLFGVNNQLLGGMALAIATTFLLRMGKAKYIWVTMVPMVFLLVTTIVAGYQNIVNNYLPKNNYLLAVISAVMIVMVVLIVADSVRVWIGILSGRTPLIKETEETFMKDAPTKYLSE; the protein is encoded by the coding sequence ATGCATGCATTGGTGCTGGTAATCATAGCAGCGTGCGTTTTTGTGCTTGCCTACAGGTTTTACAGCGCCTTTATTGCTGCAAAAGTTCTTGCCCTTGATCCTAATCGTCCAACTCCTGCAGTGAGACTTAATGATGGACGAGACTATGTTCCAACTAATAAATGGCTTATTTTTGGGCATCATTTTGCAGCAATAGCCGGTGCAGGACCGTTAATAGGACCTGTCCTTGCAGCTCAGTTTGGTTATCTCCCTGGTTTTCTATGGATTTTGATTGGAGGAGTTCTTGCTGGTGCTGTACATGATATGGTTGTTCTATTTGCATCTGTAAGACATAATGGTAAATCTCTTGCTGAAGTTGCCAAGGCTCAGATAGGACCTGTGTCTTACTGGCTTGTTCTTGTAGCAACTTTGTTTTTGTTGATTATTGTTCTTGCTGGCGCTTCTATTGCTGTTGTAAATGCACTTTTTAACAGTCCATGGGGAGCTTTTACGGTTGGTGTAACGATACCAATAGCGATTTTCATAGGAGCTTATCTTAAATGGTTAAGACCTGGTAAAATTGTTGAAGGTAGTATTATTGGTGTAGCACTTATTATTCTTGCCGTTGTTCTTGGTCCTGTCATTAAAGAATCAGCCCTTGCACCTTATTTTACATTCAGTAAAAAAGAGCTTTCAGTATTAATTCCTGTTTATGGCTTTTTTGCAGCTGTTTTACCTGTATGGTTACTTCTTGTCCCAAGAGACTATCTTAGTTCATATATGAAATTCGGAACGATGTTTTTACTTGCTATTGGTGTAATTCTTGTTAATCCTGTGCTTCAGATGCCTGCTGCAACGCAGTTTATTTCTGGTGGAGGTCCTGTGATACCAGGTAAGGTTTGGCCATTTATGTTTATTACAATTGCATGTGGTGCTATATCAGGTTTTCACTCTCTTGTGTCATCAGGAACAACACCAAAGATGGTATCAAACGAAAAAGATATAAGAACAATTGGCTATGGTGCTATGCTTACAGAAAGTTTTGTAGCACTTATGGCATTAATAGCAGCAACAGTGTTGCCTACAGCAGACTATTTTGCTATTAATAGTCCGCCTGCTGTGTTTCAGAAACTTGGTATGCAGGTTCAAGACCTTCCATATCTTTCTGCACTTGTAGGTGAAGAACTTGCAGGTCGTCCCGGTGGTGCAGTTTCTCTGGCAGTTGGTATGGCTGATATTTTCTCAAGAATTGGTGGATTAAGGCATTTAATGAGTTACTGGTATCATTTCGCAATCATGTTTGAAGCTTTATTTATTCTTACTCTTATTGATGCTGGCACAAGAGTTGGGAGATATCTTATGCAGGAAATAGGTGGAGCTTTTTATCCAAAACTTAGAGATTATAAATGGTGGCCCGGAGTAATTGCAACAAGTGGAATATTCACATTTTGTTGGGGATATCTCCTTTATACAGGAACAATATCCACAATTTGGCCTCTTTTTGGTGTAAATAACCAGCTTCTTGGAGGCATGGCTTTAGCAATAGCAACAACATTTCTTTTGAGGATGGGCAAAGCAAAATATATTTGGGTAACAATGGTACCTATGGTATTTCTCCTTGTGACTACGATTGTTGCTGGTTATCAAAATATTGTAAATAATTATCTTCCGAAGAATAACTATCTGCTTGCTGTAATCTCTGCAGTGATGATTGTAATGGTTGTATTGATTGTTGCAGATTCTGTAAGAGTATGGATAGGTATCCTGAGTGGTAGAACTCCATTAATTAAGGAGACAGAAGAGACATTTATGAAAGATGCGCCTACAAAATATCTATCAGAATAA
- the fabD gene encoding ACP S-malonyltransferase, producing MIAFVFPGQGSQYVGMGKELISIAKDLFDKASEFAGFDIYKLCNEGPAEELQKTENTQPAILTVSYTLLRETLRFGINPQYVAGHSLGEYTAAVAANVLDFGDAVKIVRQRGLLMAQAQPEGKGAMAAVLGLDNNIVKEICKNVTAGYVDVANFNCPGQVVISGESEAVKKASEVAKQKGAKRVIMLGVSVPSHCLLMKEASEKLKEFISQFKFNDAKIPVVTNVDAKEKSGASEIVDALIKQLYSPVYWQDSVKYMISKGVNTFIEIGPGKVLAGLIRRIDETVKVFNVENMNDLEKILNNVEL from the coding sequence GTGATAGCTTTTGTTTTTCCTGGACAGGGTTCACAGTATGTTGGAATGGGGAAGGAACTTATTTCAATAGCAAAAGACTTATTTGATAAAGCAAGTGAGTTTGCTGGATTTGATATTTACAAACTCTGCAATGAAGGACCGGCTGAAGAGTTACAAAAGACAGAAAATACTCAACCAGCAATTCTTACGGTTTCATATACTTTGTTAAGAGAAACATTAAGATTTGGTATCAATCCACAGTATGTAGCAGGGCATTCTCTTGGAGAATATACAGCAGCAGTTGCAGCAAATGTTTTAGATTTTGGTGACGCAGTAAAAATTGTAAGGCAGAGAGGCTTACTGATGGCACAAGCTCAACCTGAAGGCAAAGGAGCAATGGCGGCTGTTTTAGGACTTGACAATAATATTGTTAAAGAAATTTGTAAAAATGTTACCGCAGGATATGTTGATGTAGCAAATTTTAACTGTCCAGGACAGGTTGTTATCTCAGGTGAATCAGAAGCGGTTAAAAAGGCTTCTGAGGTAGCTAAACAAAAGGGTGCAAAGAGAGTAATCATGTTGGGAGTAAGCGTGCCAAGTCATTGTTTACTTATGAAGGAAGCTTCTGAGAAATTGAAAGAGTTTATTTCCCAATTTAAATTCAATGATGCAAAAATTCCAGTTGTCACCAATGTTGATGCAAAAGAAAAATCCGGTGCTTCAGAAATTGTTGATGCTCTTATAAAACAACTTTATAGCCCTGTTTACTGGCAGGACTCTGTAAAATATATGATTTCAAAGGGAGTTAATACCTTTATAGAGATTGGACCAGGAAAAGTTTTGGCAGGACTTATAAGAAGAATTGATGAGACTGTTAAAGTTTTCAACGTAGAAAATATGAATGATTTGGAAAAAATCTTGAACAATGTTGAATTATAA
- a CDS encoding sensor histidine kinase, which translates to MDILELTLILSQRLGIIATVAFIVSRMPVFGRVLSRKPTIKDKFILTFVCGGLGILGTFGAVEIHGALANSRVVGVMVGGLLGGPVVGAGAGLIAGIHRYFIGGFTAFSCGLAAVVEGFLGGVVYRYWKKGLIPWHVAWLAGFVGEIVQMLIILTFSKPFSEALELVKIIALPMITVNSIGVGIFMLIIKSAVEHQERVAANQARATLNITNLILPHLRQGLNEYSANKIATIIMDSLGVVAVAITDKKKILAHVGIGSDHHHAGTPLLTKATLNAISLGEIQIANKKEEIGCRNSKCKLSSAVIVPLKRRDEVIGTLKLYHDRENSITTVNLEVARGLAHIFSTQLEIVELETLARLKTEAELKSLQAQIHPHFIFNALNTIISLIRIDSLKAKDLLLNLATFLRYSLKKEKEIPLREELSYVESYLAIEQARYRDKLTVNYYIEPTVDLNVTLPPFTIQPLVENAIKHGLKPKLEGGEILINILDDEDSTVISVEDNGIGINTHPNRMPDKKDSGLGLYLVNERLKKFYGEESMLHIESYPNLGTKVTFKIPKKSILKDVVFSHSS; encoded by the coding sequence ATGGATATTCTTGAGTTAACGTTAATTTTGTCACAAAGGCTTGGCATTATAGCTACAGTGGCTTTTATTGTTTCAAGAATGCCTGTATTTGGAAGAGTTTTATCAAGAAAACCTACCATTAAAGATAAATTCATTCTTACATTTGTTTGTGGCGGTCTTGGCATTCTTGGAACTTTTGGAGCAGTGGAGATTCATGGAGCACTTGCTAATTCAAGAGTTGTTGGTGTTATGGTAGGAGGGCTGCTTGGTGGTCCTGTTGTAGGTGCTGGAGCTGGATTGATAGCAGGTATTCACAGATATTTTATAGGAGGATTTACAGCTTTTTCCTGTGGTTTAGCAGCGGTTGTTGAAGGTTTTTTAGGAGGAGTTGTTTACAGATACTGGAAAAAAGGTTTGATTCCATGGCATGTTGCATGGTTAGCAGGTTTTGTGGGTGAAATTGTTCAAATGCTTATTATTCTTACTTTTTCAAAACCTTTTTCAGAAGCTTTAGAGCTTGTAAAAATTATAGCTTTACCTATGATTACAGTCAACTCTATAGGAGTGGGAATATTTATGCTAATCATAAAATCCGCTGTTGAACATCAGGAAAGAGTGGCAGCAAATCAGGCAAGAGCTACTTTGAATATTACCAATCTTATCTTACCACATTTAAGACAAGGATTGAATGAATACTCTGCAAACAAGATTGCAACAATTATAATGGACAGTCTTGGTGTAGTAGCTGTGGCAATAACTGACAAGAAAAAAATACTTGCCCATGTTGGAATAGGTAGTGACCATCATCATGCCGGAACTCCTTTACTTACTAAAGCAACATTGAATGCGATTAGTTTAGGGGAAATACAGATTGCAAATAAAAAAGAAGAAATTGGCTGTAGAAATTCCAAATGTAAATTAAGCTCCGCTGTTATTGTTCCTCTGAAAAGAAGGGACGAAGTTATAGGCACATTAAAACTTTATCATGACAGAGAAAACAGTATCACCACTGTTAATCTTGAGGTAGCGAGAGGACTTGCTCATATATTTTCAACTCAGCTTGAAATAGTTGAACTTGAAACCCTTGCAAGACTTAAGACAGAGGCAGAGTTGAAATCACTTCAGGCACAAATTCATCCACATTTTATATTTAATGCTTTGAATACAATTATATCTCTTATAAGAATTGACTCTCTGAAAGCTAAGGATTTACTTCTTAATTTGGCGACATTTTTAAGATATAGTTTAAAAAAAGAAAAAGAAATTCCGTTGAGAGAGGAACTTTCATACGTAGAATCATATCTTGCAATAGAACAGGCTCGTTACAGGGATAAATTGACAGTTAATTATTATATAGAACCCACAGTAGATCTTAATGTAACCTTACCACCATTTACAATTCAACCCCTTGTGGAAAATGCTATAAAGCATGGATTAAAACCCAAACTTGAAGGTGGTGAGATTTTAATTAATATTCTGGATGATGAGGATAGCACAGTAATTTCAGTTGAAGACAATGGTATAGGAATAAATACTCATCCAAATAGAATGCCAGATAAAAAAGATTCTGGATTAGGATTATATCTTGTAAATGAGAGACTTAAAAAGTTTTATGGAGAAGAAAGCATGCTTCATATAGAAAGTTATCCCAATTTAGGCACAAAGGTGACATTTAAAATCCCTAAAAAATCTATTCTAAAAGATGTTGTTTTCAGCCATAGTAGTTGA
- a CDS encoding electron transfer flavoprotein subunit alpha: protein MLIKINIEKCTGCATCVNVCPFGAIIIKEDKAFITESCTLCGACVESCSEGAIIDARDKEVEKPKDFKGVWIFAEQSQGKIASVAYELLGIGRKLADELKSELCAVLFGNSDEVQELIKWGADKVYYVNSPDYICLDDELYSKTLVKLVNDYKPEIMLAGATAIGRSFIPRVAAKLRVGLTADCTGLEIDKETGNLLQIRPAFGGNIMATIVSPNSRPQIATVRPRVMKRGEYNPERKGEIIEVEPLKPSGRIKILERVEDTSFCKVNLQDAKVIVSGGRGIGGPEGFKALWELANLLGGTVGASRAAVDEGWIPYAHQVGQTGKTVCPKLYIACGISGAVQHLVGMQSSDIIVAINKDPNAPIFNIATYGIVGDVKIILPLLIKKIQEGVSL from the coding sequence ATGCTTATAAAAATTAACATAGAAAAATGCACAGGTTGTGCAACATGTGTAAATGTATGTCCTTTCGGAGCAATAATAATTAAAGAAGATAAAGCTTTTATTACAGAAAGCTGTACACTTTGCGGTGCCTGTGTTGAGTCATGTTCTGAAGGAGCAATTATAGATGCAAGAGATAAAGAAGTTGAAAAGCCTAAGGATTTTAAAGGTGTCTGGATATTTGCTGAACAATCACAGGGCAAGATTGCATCTGTAGCTTATGAACTTCTTGGAATAGGAAGAAAGCTTGCTGATGAACTAAAATCAGAACTCTGTGCCGTGCTTTTCGGTAATTCAGATGAAGTCCAGGAACTTATTAAATGGGGAGCAGATAAAGTTTACTATGTTAACTCTCCAGACTATATATGTCTTGATGATGAACTTTATTCAAAAACACTTGTAAAACTTGTTAATGATTATAAACCAGAAATAATGCTTGCTGGTGCCACTGCTATAGGTCGTTCATTTATTCCAAGAGTTGCAGCAAAACTAAGAGTTGGCTTAACAGCAGACTGCACAGGGCTTGAAATTGACAAAGAAACAGGGAACTTGCTCCAGATTCGTCCTGCCTTTGGCGGAAATATTATGGCAACAATTGTTTCTCCTAATAGTCGTCCTCAAATAGCAACTGTAAGACCACGAGTCATGAAACGCGGTGAGTATAATCCAGAGCGTAAAGGAGAAATAATAGAAGTAGAGCCTTTGAAACCTTCTGGAAGGATTAAAATTCTTGAAAGAGTTGAAGACACTTCTTTTTGTAAAGTTAATCTTCAGGATGCAAAAGTCATTGTCTCAGGTGGTAGAGGTATCGGTGGTCCTGAAGGATTTAAAGCACTATGGGAGCTTGCAAATCTACTTGGTGGAACAGTTGGAGCATCTCGTGCAGCGGTTGATGAAGGATGGATACCCTATGCTCATCAGGTTGGGCAAACAGGAAAAACTGTCTGTCCAAAGCTTTATATTGCCTGCGGTATTTCAGGTGCTGTTCAACATCTTGTAGGAATGCAATCCTCTGATATAATCGTAGCAATCAATAAGGACCCAAATGCTCCTATATTCAATATTGCTACCTACGGAATAGTTGGTGATGTTAAAATTATCCTGCCACTTTTGATCAAAAAGATTCAGGAAGGAGTGTCACTGTGA
- a CDS encoding LytR/AlgR family response regulator transcription factor — MLFSAIVVDDEPYAREELIYILSHFPTCQIIGEAGSAKDCIFLYSKVKSDVVFLDIEMPDMSGLEIANMLSTFNEPPLIVFATAYDDYAIEAFELGAIDYILKPFEEKRIAKTIMRIENLKNNQTEWNNAVNKLSQFLGKKKVFKKLPVQQKAGVISFIPYVDILYCEAYEGGVKIFTLKDEYYFDGTLSELEMRLKEEGFMRVHKSYIVNLKRIEAVLPWFKGTYWLVIEGKKIQLPVSKSIIKELKEVLGIKFSS, encoded by the coding sequence ATGTTGTTTTCAGCCATAGTAGTTGATGACGAACCATATGCAAGGGAAGAATTAATATATATTCTTTCCCATTTTCCTACATGCCAGATAATTGGAGAGGCTGGTAGCGCAAAAGATTGTATATTTTTATATTCAAAGGTTAAATCAGATGTAGTTTTTCTTGATATTGAAATGCCTGATATGTCAGGACTTGAAATTGCAAACATGCTTTCAACTTTTAATGAACCTCCTTTGATTGTATTTGCAACAGCTTATGATGATTATGCCATAGAAGCTTTTGAACTTGGAGCAATTGATTATATTCTCAAACCCTTTGAAGAAAAAAGAATTGCTAAAACAATTATGAGAATAGAAAATCTTAAAAATAATCAGACTGAATGGAATAACGCTGTAAATAAGCTTTCTCAGTTTCTTGGAAAGAAAAAAGTTTTTAAAAAACTTCCTGTTCAACAAAAGGCAGGTGTTATCAGTTTCATTCCTTATGTGGACATTCTTTACTGTGAGGCATACGAAGGAGGAGTAAAAATTTTTACATTAAAAGATGAGTATTATTTTGATGGAACTCTTTCAGAGCTTGAAATGAGGCTCAAAGAAGAGGGATTTATGAGAGTGCATAAAAGCTATATTGTAAATTTAAAAAGAATTGAGGCAGTATTACCATGGTTTAAAGGGACATACTGGCTTGTGATTGAAGGCAAAAAAATCCAACTCCCTGTAAGCAAATCAATTATTAAAGAACTCAAAGAAGTTCTTGGAATAAAATTTAGCAGTTAA
- the ndk gene encoding nucleoside-diphosphate kinase, producing MEKTLVIIKPDAVKKNLIGEIISRFEKNGLRVAAVKKIKMTKEEAKGFYIVHKDRPFYESLTDFMSEGPIVVMVLEGENAITKVRKIMGATNPAQAEEGTIRKDFAENIERNAVHGSDSQQSAAYEIPYFFSALEIL from the coding sequence ATGGAAAAAACTCTTGTTATTATCAAACCAGATGCTGTCAAGAAAAATCTTATTGGAGAAATAATCTCAAGATTTGAAAAAAACGGATTAAGGGTTGCAGCAGTTAAAAAGATAAAAATGACAAAAGAAGAGGCAAAAGGCTTTTATATTGTTCATAAAGATAGACCATTTTACGAATCCTTAACTGATTTTATGTCTGAAGGACCGATTGTTGTAATGGTCTTGGAAGGCGAAAATGCCATAACAAAAGTAAGAAAAATTATGGGAGCAACGAATCCTGCTCAGGCAGAAGAAGGGACAATTAGGAAAGATTTTGCAGAAAACATTGAAAGAAATGCTGTGCATGGTTCTGACTCCCAACAGTCAGCAGCCTATGAGATTCCCTATTTCTTTTCTGCCTTAGAAATTCTTTAA